The Thermococcus thermotolerans genome contains a region encoding:
- a CDS encoding tungsten cofactor oxidoreductase radical SAM maturase, which translates to MEKDAHKFELNGAFVLIPKKPDLRYLYIEITNRCNLRCEMCFKQYWEDPEGDMDWELFLKILDDAEELPNLEMIYFGGIGEPTVHPRFMDMVREVKRRGFALGISTNGFLLTDERIRELVELGVDLMYFSVDSVPTQPVDIGHIKPDYTGSRIRKIQEVKKELGRDVPHIGVEVVVTKENYNELVDVAHYVGSLGADTLLISNLLPITKEHAEMIVYDGSVDMTPIVNKLQSIYHGYLHRIAEFSLRTERHCEFIEKKVAVIRWDGEVAPCYRFLHTYPEIVFGREKKVYAYSFGNVREKSLAEIWISRDYSWFRFTVQNALYPSCTDCPLNESCSFVQDTESDCWGNRPSCADCLWARRIVLCPIPEKGMKGFW; encoded by the coding sequence TTGGAGAAAGACGCTCACAAGTTCGAGCTTAACGGCGCTTTCGTTCTGATTCCCAAAAAGCCTGATCTGAGATATCTCTACATTGAAATAACCAACCGATGCAATCTCCGCTGTGAGATGTGCTTCAAGCAGTACTGGGAAGACCCTGAGGGCGATATGGACTGGGAGCTCTTCCTGAAGATCCTCGACGATGCGGAGGAGCTTCCGAACCTGGAGATGATATACTTCGGGGGAATCGGGGAGCCGACGGTTCACCCGAGGTTCATGGACATGGTGAGGGAAGTCAAGAGGCGCGGTTTTGCCCTCGGAATAAGCACCAACGGATTCCTTTTGACGGATGAGAGGATAAGAGAGCTTGTGGAGCTTGGCGTCGATCTCATGTACTTCTCGGTCGATTCGGTTCCAACCCAGCCGGTCGATATCGGCCACATAAAGCCGGACTACACAGGGTCGAGGATCAGGAAAATACAAGAAGTAAAGAAGGAGCTCGGCAGGGACGTGCCCCACATAGGCGTGGAAGTCGTTGTCACGAAGGAAAACTACAACGAGCTGGTTGATGTCGCACACTACGTTGGTTCACTCGGCGCTGACACGCTTCTCATCTCAAATCTCCTGCCAATAACCAAAGAGCACGCCGAAATGATAGTCTACGACGGTTCCGTGGATATGACTCCGATCGTGAACAAACTCCAGTCGATATACCACGGATACCTCCACAGGATAGCGGAGTTCTCCCTGAGAACGGAGAGGCACTGCGAGTTCATAGAGAAGAAAGTTGCGGTGATCAGATGGGACGGGGAAGTTGCACCCTGCTACCGCTTCCTCCACACGTACCCCGAGATAGTCTTCGGCAGGGAAAAGAAGGTTTACGCTTACTCCTTCGGCAACGTTCGAGAAAAAAGCCTGGCGGAGATATGGATCAGCAGGGACTACAGCTGGTTCCGGTTTACGGTCCAGAACGCACTGTATCCAAGCTGCACTGACTGTCCGCTGAACGAATCATGTTCCTTCGTACAGGACACCGAATCCGACTGCTGGGGCAACAGGCCAAGCTGTGCGGACTGCCTCTGGGCGAGGCGCATAGTGCTCTGCCCGATACCGGAGAAGGGCATGAAAGGATTTTGGTGA
- the queC gene encoding 7-cyano-7-deazaguanine synthase QueC, with product MKRAVVLFSGGLDSTACLYWAKKNYDDVIMLTVNYGSNEEKVTNKVAEFFSKELDVPLKILRLDFLEEFSKLRGTTLVGGETPRVTGEELEDMNVAQETAKSVWVPARNVALIAVAASLLDALGGGDIIVGFNAEEGATFPDNTPEFVERMNGMLKYGTMAEVKVVAPLIDLDKRGIAKLLKELGAKYEYSNSCYMPKGFTEDGKPIHCGECESCVRRHRGLMEALGEDRTVYAVEPKI from the coding sequence ATGAAGCGCGCGGTGGTGTTGTTCTCCGGCGGACTTGACAGTACAGCCTGCCTCTACTGGGCGAAGAAGAACTACGACGATGTGATAATGCTCACCGTAAACTACGGAAGCAACGAGGAGAAGGTCACGAACAAAGTTGCAGAGTTCTTCTCGAAGGAGCTGGACGTTCCGCTGAAGATCCTAAGGCTCGACTTCCTTGAGGAGTTCTCAAAGCTCCGCGGGACGACCCTCGTTGGAGGCGAGACGCCAAGGGTTACCGGAGAAGAGCTTGAGGACATGAACGTTGCACAGGAAACGGCGAAAAGTGTATGGGTTCCCGCCAGAAACGTGGCCCTAATAGCGGTCGCGGCTTCGCTCCTCGATGCCCTCGGAGGCGGGGACATAATAGTCGGCTTCAACGCGGAGGAAGGAGCAACGTTCCCGGATAATACACCCGAGTTTGTGGAGAGGATGAACGGGATGCTGAAATACGGAACGATGGCAGAGGTCAAAGTGGTCGCTCCACTCATAGACCTCGACAAGAGGGGCATAGCGAAGCTCTTGAAGGAGCTTGGCGCCAAATACGAGTACTCCAACTCCTGCTACATGCCGAAGGGCTTTACGGAGGATGGCAAGCCAATACACTGCGGTGAGTGCGAGAGCTGCGTCAGGAGGCACCGTGGGCTTATGGAGGCTCTCGGCGAGGACAGGACGGTCTACGCGGTCGAACCAAAGATATAG
- a CDS encoding PIN domain-containing protein, with product MGGVAVVDTNVLLYSVNRSSERYKEARSIINSLDRIVLPTIAVYEFVWNLAVAGVSPKEAERTLSKILLNERVALSDDRKYLLSAFGLFGNLGLKHYNDSVILAIAKEIGTLASYDKKLRNRAEKLGIKLLPEVLE from the coding sequence ATGGGAGGAGTAGCAGTAGTGGACACGAACGTGCTCCTCTATTCGGTTAACAGAAGCTCGGAGAGATACAAAGAGGCGAGAAGCATTATAAATTCCCTTGACAGAATCGTTTTGCCGACGATTGCAGTGTACGAGTTCGTGTGGAACCTTGCCGTTGCGGGAGTTTCTCCAAAAGAGGCCGAAAGAACGCTCTCAAAAATCCTCCTGAACGAGAGGGTTGCCCTTTCAGACGACAGGAAATACTTACTTTCGGCCTTTGGGCTCTTCGGAAACCTCGGTCTCAAGCACTACAACGACTCCGTGATCCTCGCGATAGCTAAGGAAATCGGAACTCTCGCAAGCTATGACAAAAAGCTTAGAAACCGTGCCGAGAAACTTGGGATTAAGCTACTCCCGGAGGTGTTGGAATGA
- a CDS encoding AbrB/MazE/SpoVT family DNA-binding domain-containing protein — MPITKVTRNYQITIPAEVRKALGIREGEYLTVELRGNEVVIRKAEMDWPSIDLGRDFTPEEIENNARKALMEALKWEE; from the coding sequence ATGCCAATAACAAAGGTCACCCGCAACTACCAGATAACGATCCCGGCAGAGGTTAGGAAAGCCCTCGGGATAAGGGAGGGCGAATACCTCACCGTCGAGCTGAGGGGGAACGAGGTGGTAATAAGAAAGGCCGAGATGGACTGGCCGAGCATTGATTTGGGCAGGGATTTCACGCCGGAAGAGATAGAGAACAATGCCAGAAAAGCCCTCATGGAGGCATTGAAATGGGAGGAGTAG
- a CDS encoding dihydroorotate dehydrogenase, whose product MVSLEVKLFGIRFENPLILASGVNDKVPEQWIRAHEEGAGGVVTKSIGIEPRDGYDNPTIVELPYGLINAMGLPNPGWKGFLEMVEGYTFDFPLIVSIFGGTPEEFAFLTEKLSDVADAFELNLSCPHAKGYGMEIGQRPEMVYEVVKAVKDATDRPVIAKLTPNTDDITKLGLAAEKAGADAVSAINTLKAIAIDVYARRPILSNRVGGYSGPGVKPVALRAVYDLARTLEIPVIGIGGITTWQDAVEFLLAGASAMQIGTAVSLRGWGVFQEINEGIRAYLESEGLSSVKDIVGLALE is encoded by the coding sequence ATGGTGAGTCTTGAGGTTAAGCTCTTCGGGATAAGGTTTGAGAACCCGCTCATTCTTGCATCTGGAGTAAACGACAAGGTTCCAGAACAGTGGATTAGGGCGCACGAGGAGGGCGCCGGCGGGGTCGTTACCAAGTCCATCGGAATCGAACCGAGAGATGGATACGACAATCCGACCATCGTAGAGCTTCCTTACGGGCTGATAAACGCGATGGGCCTTCCCAACCCAGGCTGGAAGGGGTTCCTGGAGATGGTGGAAGGATACACCTTTGACTTCCCCCTGATAGTCTCGATTTTCGGAGGAACGCCGGAGGAGTTCGCCTTTCTCACCGAAAAACTGAGCGATGTGGCGGATGCTTTCGAGCTGAACCTCAGCTGTCCCCATGCGAAGGGCTACGGTATGGAGATAGGCCAGAGGCCGGAGATGGTCTACGAGGTAGTGAAGGCCGTTAAGGACGCTACCGACAGGCCGGTAATCGCGAAGCTGACGCCCAACACAGACGATATCACGAAGCTTGGCCTGGCCGCTGAAAAGGCGGGAGCTGACGCCGTCTCGGCAATAAACACGCTGAAAGCCATCGCCATAGACGTCTACGCGAGGAGGCCGATACTGAGCAACAGGGTCGGCGGCTACTCGGGCCCGGGTGTTAAACCCGTTGCATTGAGGGCGGTCTACGACCTCGCGAGAACGCTTGAAATCCCCGTTATCGGAATAGGCGGCATAACCACATGGCAGGACGCGGTCGAGTTTCTCCTTGCCGGGGCTTCCGCCATGCAAATTGGAACGGCAGTCTCTCTCCGCGGGTGGGGAGTGTTCCAGGAGATAAACGAGGGCATCAGGGCATACCTCGAAAGCGAGGGCCTTTCGAGCGTGAAGGATATAGTTGGCTTGGCGCTGGAGTAA
- a CDS encoding FAD-dependent oxidoreductase, with protein sequence MRLTEHPVLRFERGREVTIYFKGQPIRAYEGETIATALHAAGIRVLNYSANEKRPRGLFCAIGKCSSCLMVVNGIPNVRTCITLVEDGMRIEPQHGKAKLPREAKPPEFKEAKVVRADIVIIGGGPAGLMAAIHTADAGASVVLLDENPMLGGQLVKQTHKFFGKREQFAGVRGVEIARILEDEVRKRENVEVFLGTSAVGIFQEGDEKLVLAVRNNRELIEFRGRAVIVATGAMEKMIPFENNDLPGIYGAGAIQTLMNTYGVKPGDKVLIVGAGNVGLILAYQLIQAGVEVKAIVEAMPKVGGYFVHAAKVRRLGVPILTRHTILRAEGNEKVERAVVARLDENWGVIPGTEKVFEVDVIALAVGLRPSIELLHQAGCQIRYVRELSGHVAVRDEWMETTVRGIFVAGDSAGIEEATTAMLEGKIAGIAAALRLGIADESWLREMEKAQKDLLEFRSGPFGRHVLEGIKKALVGGVSSE encoded by the coding sequence GTGCGCTTAACTGAGCATCCTGTTCTGCGTTTTGAGCGCGGCAGGGAGGTTACTATATATTTCAAAGGCCAGCCAATCAGGGCGTACGAGGGGGAGACCATTGCAACGGCCTTACACGCCGCTGGAATCAGGGTTCTCAACTATTCAGCCAACGAAAAGCGCCCCAGGGGTCTCTTCTGTGCGATAGGCAAGTGCTCCTCCTGTCTGATGGTCGTGAACGGAATCCCCAATGTCAGAACTTGCATAACCCTCGTCGAGGACGGAATGAGGATCGAGCCCCAGCACGGGAAGGCCAAACTGCCGAGGGAGGCTAAGCCCCCGGAGTTCAAGGAGGCAAAGGTAGTAAGGGCGGACATCGTGATAATCGGCGGCGGGCCGGCAGGCCTGATGGCGGCGATTCACACGGCCGATGCCGGGGCAAGCGTCGTTCTTTTAGATGAGAACCCGATGCTCGGCGGCCAGCTAGTCAAGCAGACCCACAAGTTCTTCGGCAAGCGGGAACAGTTCGCGGGAGTCAGGGGCGTGGAGATAGCCAGGATTCTGGAGGATGAAGTCAGAAAAAGGGAGAACGTCGAGGTCTTCCTCGGAACTTCGGCGGTGGGAATATTCCAGGAGGGCGACGAGAAGCTCGTCCTGGCCGTCAGGAACAACCGCGAGCTGATAGAGTTCCGGGGTAGGGCTGTAATAGTCGCCACCGGCGCGATGGAGAAGATGATTCCCTTCGAGAACAACGATTTACCGGGGATCTACGGCGCTGGGGCAATCCAGACGCTCATGAACACCTACGGCGTCAAGCCAGGCGACAAGGTTCTAATCGTTGGGGCCGGGAACGTGGGGCTTATTCTTGCCTACCAGCTCATCCAGGCCGGCGTCGAGGTGAAGGCGATAGTCGAGGCCATGCCAAAGGTCGGCGGCTACTTCGTCCATGCCGCCAAGGTCAGAAGGCTCGGGGTTCCGATACTCACGAGGCACACCATCCTGCGCGCCGAGGGGAATGAGAAGGTCGAGAGGGCAGTCGTTGCCCGGCTGGACGAGAACTGGGGGGTTATACCGGGAACGGAGAAGGTCTTCGAGGTCGATGTGATAGCCCTTGCCGTCGGCCTGAGGCCCAGCATCGAGCTCCTCCACCAGGCCGGCTGTCAGATAAGGTACGTCCGCGAGCTCAGCGGGCACGTGGCAGTTCGCGACGAGTGGATGGAGACCACCGTCAGAGGGATATTTGTGGCAGGGGACTCCGCCGGAATAGAGGAAGCCACAACTGCAATGCTCGAAGGAAAGATAGCTGGCATCGCCGCCGCCCTGAGGCTCGGCATAGCAGACGAAAGCTGGCTCAGGGAGATGGAGAAGGCCCAGAAAGACCTTTTGGAGTTCCGCTCCGGGCCCTTCGGCAGGCACGTGCTTGAGGGGATTAAGAAGGCCCTCGTTGGGGGTGTGTCCAGTGAGTGA
- a CDS encoding 4Fe-4S dicluster domain-containing protein, giving the protein MSEIPAYLRNGYITPEELEKFIPLPSEERLRKRPVAIPECPQEIPCAPCREICPTGAISMPTPNDLPIVDYDRCIGCSLCVQICPGLAFFMVHYVGDKARITMPHELLPVPEKGEEVVLLNRVGEPVGRGKVLTVVPREKSKGDTPIIIVEVPIELAWDVRAVRVER; this is encoded by the coding sequence GTGAGTGAAATTCCCGCCTATCTCAGAAACGGTTACATCACCCCGGAGGAGCTTGAAAAGTTCATTCCCCTGCCGAGCGAGGAGAGACTGAGGAAGAGGCCGGTGGCGATTCCGGAGTGCCCGCAGGAGATACCCTGCGCCCCGTGCAGGGAGATATGCCCCACCGGGGCGATAAGCATGCCCACCCCGAACGATCTGCCGATAGTCGACTACGACAGGTGCATCGGATGCTCCCTCTGCGTTCAGATCTGCCCCGGCCTGGCCTTCTTCATGGTGCACTACGTGGGCGACAAGGCAAGGATAACCATGCCCCACGAGCTCCTTCCGGTTCCCGAGAAGGGCGAGGAGGTCGTTCTCCTCAACAGGGTCGGCGAGCCGGTCGGAAGAGGAAAGGTGCTCACGGTCGTGCCGAGGGAGAAGAGCAAAGGCGATACCCCGATAATCATCGTCGAGGTGCCGATAGAGCTGGCCTGGGACGTCAGGGCTGTGAGAGTCGAGAGGTGA
- a CDS encoding (2Fe-2S)-binding protein: protein MGGKKIVCRCNDVTVEEVEALIDSGVTDIEELKRLLRIGMGPCQGRTCIPIVLGILARKTGRRQEEIPLPKARVPIRPVRVEVIVGGADE from the coding sequence ATGGGGGGAAAGAAAATCGTCTGCCGCTGTAACGACGTCACCGTTGAGGAAGTCGAGGCGCTCATCGATTCCGGCGTCACCGACATCGAGGAGCTCAAGAGGCTTCTCCGCATAGGAATGGGCCCCTGCCAGGGAAGGACGTGCATCCCAATAGTCCTCGGCATACTGGCCAGAAAGACCGGAAGGAGGCAGGAGGAGATACCGCTTCCGAAGGCGAGGGTTCCGATTCGACCCGTTCGCGTAGAGGTCATAGTGGGTGGTGCCGATGAGTAA
- a CDS encoding NAD(P)/FAD-dependent oxidoreductase codes for MSKIAVIGGGIIGVATAYELAKLGEEVILFEKNYFGSGSTFRCATGIRAQFTDEANIRLMRYSVERWEGLEEELGFDINFKQTGYLFLATSEDEVEAFKANIRLQNRFGVPTRLIDMEEAKEIVPILNTEPFPAGAWNPKDGKANPFKTLFAYLFRAKELGVDAREHTEVIGFEREGDAITALKFRSNGKVESVKVDAVLNAANAWAPIINEMAGLSRDLIPITAYKHQLVKTEPLEPGQAEPLVCPPSWNDAYIIQDGEDGGIICGAGIEHKAKSLDDYEPTYDFLRGVLSYAVRIAPPLRYAHVVRQWAGFYAKTPDSNPAIGKLLENFYIAAGFSGHGFMMAPAVAQAMAELISKGRSKVPLDWEWYDPYRFERGELRSSAFQIG; via the coding sequence ATGAGTAAAATCGCCGTAATCGGCGGTGGGATAATAGGCGTTGCCACCGCCTACGAGCTGGCCAAGCTCGGGGAAGAGGTAATCCTCTTCGAGAAGAATTACTTCGGCTCCGGCTCGACCTTCCGCTGTGCCACCGGAATCCGCGCCCAGTTCACTGACGAGGCAAACATCAGGCTGATGAGGTACTCCGTTGAGAGGTGGGAAGGGCTTGAGGAGGAGCTCGGCTTCGATATAAACTTCAAGCAGACCGGATATCTGTTCCTCGCGACGAGCGAGGATGAAGTTGAGGCGTTTAAGGCCAACATAAGGCTCCAGAACAGATTCGGTGTTCCAACGAGGCTCATCGATATGGAGGAAGCGAAGGAGATAGTGCCCATCCTCAACACCGAGCCTTTCCCAGCTGGAGCATGGAACCCGAAGGACGGCAAGGCGAACCCCTTCAAGACGCTCTTCGCCTACCTCTTCCGTGCTAAGGAGCTCGGCGTTGACGCGAGGGAGCACACCGAGGTTATAGGCTTCGAGCGCGAGGGTGATGCCATAACCGCCCTGAAGTTCAGGAGCAACGGAAAGGTCGAGAGCGTTAAGGTTGACGCCGTTCTGAACGCGGCCAACGCATGGGCGCCCATCATTAACGAGATGGCCGGCCTCAGCAGAGACCTCATACCCATCACTGCCTACAAACACCAGCTCGTCAAAACCGAGCCGCTCGAACCCGGCCAGGCCGAGCCGCTGGTCTGTCCCCCGAGCTGGAACGACGCCTACATAATCCAGGACGGGGAGGACGGCGGAATAATCTGCGGTGCCGGGATAGAGCACAAGGCCAAGAGCCTCGATGACTATGAGCCGACCTATGATTTCCTTCGCGGCGTTCTCAGCTATGCCGTCAGAATCGCCCCGCCGCTCCGCTACGCTCACGTCGTCAGGCAATGGGCGGGCTTCTACGCAAAGACGCCGGACAGCAATCCCGCCATTGGAAAGCTCCTCGAAAACTTCTACATAGCGGCAGGCTTCAGCGGGCACGGCTTCATGATGGCCCCAGCGGTGGCTCAAGCGATGGCCGAGCTGATTTCAAAGGGCCGGTCGAAGGTTCCGCTCGATTGGGAGTGGTACGACCCGTACCGCTTCGAGCGCGGCGAGCTGAGGAGCTCGGCATTCCAGATTGGATGA
- a CDS encoding type II toxin-antitoxin system VapC family toxin, translating to MDSSVLLNLIFETELTEEALRLISLSEYPAVSETVIDECVYVTLRRNASKLGVKNIHDLKRFLKTEQGKTILQKSTEKVLSFIASYRMEVVKDPDIFLALSIAEKYGLLLHDAKIIGSMIENGITKLATLDKDFQGIPIIELLKVEE from the coding sequence GTGGACAGTAGCGTATTGCTGAACCTGATTTTTGAGACCGAGCTAACGGAAGAGGCCTTGAGACTCATCTCGCTCTCGGAATACCCCGCTGTTTCTGAGACCGTCATTGATGAATGCGTTTACGTAACTCTGCGGAGAAACGCTTCAAAGCTTGGAGTTAAGAATATCCACGATCTCAAACGATTCCTGAAGACGGAGCAGGGGAAAACCATCCTCCAGAAATCAACGGAGAAAGTGCTGTCATTCATCGCCAGCTATCGGATGGAGGTTGTCAAAGATCCCGACATATTCCTTGCACTCAGCATTGCCGAAAAGTACGGCCTTTTACTCCACGACGCAAAGATAATCGGCTCCATGATCGAAAATGGAATAACAAAGCTTGCAACTCTTGATAAAGACTTCCAGGGAATCCCAATAATTGAGCTCCTCAAAGTGGAAGAATAA
- the pyrH gene encoding UMP kinase, which produces MRIVFDIGGSVLVPDDPDVDFIGKMAYELIKISEDHEVAVVVGGGKVARKYIKAAKSFTPNETFKDYIGIHITRANAMLLIAALGEKAYPFVIQDFRKAWEVIQLKKIPIMGGTHPGHTTDAVSALLAEYLQADLLVVVTNVDGVYDSDPRKNPNAKKLDRITVDQLVEIAMQAESKAGGSGVVDALAAKFIQRGRIRTYIVGKKDAYHLFDVVKGRHNGTVVEP; this is translated from the coding sequence ATGAGGATAGTCTTCGATATAGGCGGATCGGTTCTCGTTCCCGACGACCCGGACGTTGATTTTATCGGCAAGATGGCTTACGAGCTCATCAAGATAAGCGAGGATCACGAGGTGGCGGTGGTAGTCGGCGGCGGAAAGGTTGCCAGAAAGTACATCAAGGCCGCGAAGAGCTTCACGCCCAACGAGACTTTCAAGGACTACATCGGCATACACATCACCCGCGCCAACGCGATGCTCCTCATAGCGGCCCTGGGCGAGAAGGCCTATCCCTTCGTCATCCAGGACTTCCGTAAGGCCTGGGAGGTCATCCAGCTCAAGAAGATACCGATAATGGGCGGAACGCATCCGGGCCATACCACAGATGCCGTCTCTGCCCTGCTCGCCGAGTACCTGCAGGCCGACCTTCTGGTGGTCGTCACCAACGTCGACGGCGTCTACGACTCTGACCCCAGAAAGAACCCGAACGCGAAGAAGCTCGACAGGATAACCGTTGACCAGCTCGTTGAGATAGCGATGCAGGCCGAGAGCAAAGCGGGAGGAAGCGGCGTCGTCGATGCCTTAGCTGCCAAGTTCATCCAGCGCGGCAGGATAAGGACCTACATCGTGGGCAAGAAGGACGCCTACCACCTCTTCGACGTGGTCAAGGGCAGGCATAACGGGACTGTGGTTGAGCCTTGA
- a CDS encoding ribbon-helix-helix domain-containing protein — MSTTEKISVRFPQGLMREIDELVKSGEFSSRSELIKEAVRFFLLHYESPEELWETYKLLARERKVPPEEEIEKLLEEVDEEWKRSRSS, encoded by the coding sequence ATGTCCACCACCGAGAAGATTTCAGTCCGTTTTCCTCAGGGCCTAATGCGGGAAATCGACGAGCTCGTGAAGAGCGGTGAGTTCTCAAGCAGAAGCGAGCTCATCAAGGAGGCTGTAAGGTTCTTTCTCCTTCACTACGAGTCCCCCGAAGAGCTCTGGGAGACCTACAAGCTCCTCGCGAGGGAGCGGAAAGTTCCGCCGGAAGAGGAAATCGAAAAGCTCCTTGAGGAAGTGGACGAGGAATGGAAGCGTTCAAGGTCGTCCTAG
- a CDS encoding putative toxin-antitoxin system toxin component, PIN family, giving the protein MEAFKVVLDTNVVITAAINPFGSSGKVMDLIIGKRVLSYTSEAILEELRFKLTSEKVLKYLESRVYALWVYRIFRASSILVEPAEHFEVSSDPDDDKFFDAVYSARADFLISLDKRHVLKLRDESRKFVLNRHEFLILTPAEFLEFVERDKSFKE; this is encoded by the coding sequence ATGGAAGCGTTCAAGGTCGTCCTAGACACCAACGTTGTCATAACGGCCGCGATAAATCCCTTCGGGAGCTCTGGGAAGGTTATGGACTTGATTATCGGGAAGAGGGTTCTATCCTACACCTCGGAGGCGATACTTGAGGAGCTACGCTTCAAGCTGACGAGCGAGAAGGTTCTCAAATACCTTGAGAGCAGGGTTTATGCCCTTTGGGTTTACAGGATATTTCGGGCCTCGTCAATCCTCGTCGAGCCGGCCGAGCATTTTGAGGTTTCGTCTGATCCAGATGACGATAAGTTTTTTGACGCCGTGTATTCGGCCAGGGCTGATTTTCTGATAAGCCTCGACAAGAGGCACGTGCTGAAGCTGAGAGACGAGAGTAGAAAATTCGTTCTGAACAGGCACGAGTTTCTAATTCTAACGCCGGCCGAGTTCCTTGAGTTTGTCGAAAGGGATAAAAGCTTCAAGGAGTAG
- a CDS encoding pentapeptide repeat-containing protein, whose amino-acid sequence MCRMERFGNCDPETKNQEYCIFHKPNKSEEEAREFWEKFFGTFKPKIEEREVDGRKQKVLVFEKPIDAKGFVFPDVPQKPIKVPIGDSKKNFCTRDDCFDFRGAVFKEDVRFDDAVFGHISFYSATFEKEAHFENITMSFEGRKPVFRKTHFKGRAYFNNATLKNVWFQLAVFSGRAEFNGATLINVSFDSAKFKKLAKFEMTTFDGLTRFFNAVFGSSELFKKALNEDIRITVADFTGALFKKTSIFVGSRFWGDVIFDQVIFERTALFAQKNDIATWPMFYGLVSFANCDFRQGISLVTPSGKKDVIKDIEDQIKALFCRDSLTYYYSLREAARVQRLSFEKEGKRDEADQMFVVEMRARRKIRLQQAKARGLRATLWALLINFGEWVLGDFPSNYGTAWRRLLALVMGIIVGNAVPYTIWSHQIYGFPETSNALVRFANALYYSLVTFTTLGYGDMHPTGWLKALSALEALTGAVFMALIVAVIARKWMR is encoded by the coding sequence ATGTGCAGGATGGAACGCTTTGGGAACTGCGATCCCGAGACTAAGAATCAAGAGTACTGCATTTTCCACAAGCCGAACAAGAGTGAGGAGGAGGCGAGAGAATTTTGGGAAAAGTTTTTTGGTACGTTTAAACCAAAAATTGAGGAAAGAGAGGTAGATGGCAGGAAACAGAAAGTTCTTGTTTTTGAAAAGCCGATAGATGCAAAAGGGTTTGTTTTTCCTGATGTCCCCCAGAAGCCGATTAAGGTTCCCATAGGAGATTCTAAGAAAAACTTCTGTACTAGAGATGACTGCTTTGACTTTAGAGGAGCTGTTTTTAAAGAAGATGTGAGATTTGACGATGCTGTGTTTGGGCATATATCGTTTTATAGTGCCACCTTTGAGAAAGAGGCACACTTTGAAAATATCACCATGAGTTTTGAGGGTAGGAAACCGGTTTTTAGAAAGACGCACTTCAAAGGCAGGGCCTATTTTAACAATGCAACCCTGAAAAACGTGTGGTTTCAATTGGCCGTGTTTTCAGGAAGAGCGGAGTTCAATGGGGCAACATTGATTAATGTGTCGTTTGATTCAGCCAAATTTAAAAAACTGGCTAAGTTTGAAATGACAACTTTTGATGGTCTTACGAGGTTCTTTAATGCAGTTTTTGGCAGTAGTGAACTCTTTAAGAAAGCTCTAAACGAGGACATAAGGATAACAGTTGCTGATTTTACTGGCGCTCTCTTCAAAAAAACATCAATATTTGTGGGCTCACGATTTTGGGGAGACGTTATCTTTGATCAAGTTATTTTCGAGAGAACGGCTCTTTTTGCTCAGAAAAACGATATAGCTACCTGGCCCATGTTTTATGGTCTGGTGAGTTTTGCTAACTGCGATTTTAGGCAAGGAATTAGTCTCGTAACCCCTTCCGGCAAAAAAGATGTTATTAAAGATATCGAGGATCAGATAAAAGCACTGTTTTGTCGTGACTCTCTTACATATTACTACTCTCTTAGAGAGGCTGCAAGAGTTCAACGGTTGAGCTTTGAAAAAGAAGGAAAGCGCGATGAAGCAGATCAAATGTTTGTTGTAGAGATGCGTGCTCGGAGAAAGATTAGACTTCAACAAGCTAAAGCTCGAGGATTGAGGGCTACCTTATGGGCATTATTAATTAATTTTGGTGAGTGGGTCCTTGGAGATTTTCCTTCTAATTATGGCACTGCCTGGAGACGTCTCCTTGCCCTTGTGATGGGAATAATAGTTGGAAATGCAGTCCCATACACTATTTGGAGCCATCAGATTTATGGATTCCCAGAAACTTCAAATGCCCTTGTCCGCTTTGCCAACGCCCTCTATTACTCCCTCGTCACCTTCACGACCCTCGGTTATGGCGACATGCACCCAACAGGCTGGCTCAAAGCGCTCAGCGCTCTCGAAGCCCTAACTGGAGCCGTCTTCATGGCGCTCATCGTCGCCGTCATAGCCCGTAAGTGGATGCGCTGA